A genome region from Penaeus chinensis breed Huanghai No. 1 chromosome 22, ASM1920278v2, whole genome shotgun sequence includes the following:
- the LOC125037214 gene encoding uncharacterized protein LOC125037214, with amino-acid sequence MADRYFCVSLLVAASQAAPTPAGSSASSAIPVIRNGTRLEIGPMERTFVFCSAEVEPGAALHDYQVAWRDSDGHFVSQDPETPLFALGRGTHVPHSYLVLAPFSLNSAGVYSCVLFFRGQELASSTVDLQLKETRVA; translated from the exons ATGGCGGATCGGTACTTCTGCGTCTCCTTGTTGGTGGCGGCGTCGCAGGCGGCCCCGACGCCTGCGGGAAGCTCGGCTTCCTCCGCCATTCCCGTCATCCGGAACGGAACTCGCCTCGAAATCGGTCCCATGGAGAGGACCTTCGTGTTCTGCTCGGCGGAAGTGGAACCCGGCGCGGCCCTCCACGACTACCAG GTGGCGTGGAGGGACAGCGACGGGCACTTCGTCAGCCAGGATCCTGAGACACCGCTGTTCGCTCTCGGCCGAGGCACTCACGTCCCTCACTCGTACCTCGTGTTGGCACCCTTCAGCCTCAACAGCGCCGGCGTGTACAGCTGCGTCCTGTTCTTCCGTGGACAGGAACTGGCGTCCTCGACCGTCGACCTTCAGCTCAAGGAAACACGCGTAGCCTGA